The Brachyspira aalborgi genome has a segment encoding these proteins:
- a CDS encoding ankyrin repeat domain-containing protein: MLNINNIIKTLIILFSISFILYSQNTDRNNKTAFFSAIESGDIKKVRELIRNGIDINITDEYNWSALHRAVQFNKREIVRELLLNKKININPILPNGAILENDGKKWYADGETPLLLASYYGYSEIVTILLNFGANILAKDNVDGAMAIHIASARGWTKTVLAILESYSAKNTKDIVNVVDNTGTTPLMWAAMNNRVSVMNLILKFGAYINAQDDDGWTALHFAAASDSYKAVEMLINNKANANIKNLDEKKPVDIASDTDIQALLNKYTKQ; the protein is encoded by the coding sequence ATGTTAAATATAAATAATATAATAAAGACTTTAATTATTTTATTTTCGATTTCGTTTATTTTATATTCTCAAAATACGGATAGAAATAACAAAACCGCATTTTTTTCTGCCATTGAAAGCGGAGATATAAAGAAAGTAAGAGAGCTTATAAGAAACGGAATCGATATAAATATAACGGACGAATATAATTGGAGCGCATTGCATAGAGCGGTTCAATTTAACAAAAGAGAGATAGTGAGAGAATTATTATTAAATAAAAAAATAAATATTAATCCTATTCTTCCAAATGGCGCTATACTTGAAAATGACGGCAAAAAATGGTATGCGGACGGCGAAACTCCTTTATTGCTTGCTTCATATTATGGATATTCTGAAATAGTTACGATTCTTCTTAATTTCGGCGCTAATATTCTTGCAAAAGATAATGTAGACGGCGCTATGGCTATACATATTGCTTCTGCAAGAGGTTGGACTAAAACGGTTTTGGCAATTTTAGAATCGTATTCCGCTAAAAATACTAAAGATATTGTAAACGTCGTTGATAATACGGGAACTACTCCTTTAATGTGGGCTGCTATGAATAATCGAGTTTCCGTTATGAATTTAATTTTGAAATTTGGAGCTTATATCAACGCTCAAGATGATGACGGTTGGACAGCTTTACATTTTGCGGCTGCATCCGATAGTTATAAAGCGGTTGAGATGCTTATTAATAATAAAGCGAATGCAAATATTAAAAATTTAGACGAAAAGAAACCTGTAGATATTGCTTCGGATACGGATATTCAAGCTTTATTAAATAAATATACTAAACAATAA
- a CDS encoding RecB family exonuclease, with protein sequence MDAKKLQRFSEYSIGTYLLCPKKYRYIYIEKLYTKQKRKINKYFIFGNVIHLTCREFYQKRAEERTIENLYNIFREGWRRSGIRPFFKTREEEKELGEKGLYMLSNFYNSFGQKVPYLIEHYMENIFKDYVFFGRVDRIDLSADGTLQIVDYKTNKYYDVGEDNEDRERKTVQLKFYANLLNSLKPNVTSASYYHFEDDKFDTIEFNQKSIKYYGEWFDEIVNDIRYDKTFERKLGKHCDFCDFYKLCYNTENNSDNLIAYYEEPKEKIDNENSEELFK encoded by the coding sequence ATGGACGCTAAAAAATTACAGAGATTCAGCGAATACAGTATCGGAACTTATTTGCTTTGCCCTAAAAAATACAGATATATCTATATAGAAAAACTTTATACGAAACAAAAAAGAAAAATCAATAAATATTTTATATTTGGAAATGTTATTCATTTAACTTGCAGAGAATTCTATCAAAAGAGAGCGGAAGAGAGAACTATAGAAAATCTTTATAATATATTTAGAGAAGGATGGAGAAGAAGCGGAATAAGACCGTTTTTTAAAACGAGAGAAGAAGAAAAAGAATTAGGAGAAAAAGGATTATATATGCTTTCCAATTTTTATAATTCATTCGGGCAGAAAGTTCCTTATTTGATAGAACATTATATGGAAAATATATTTAAAGATTATGTTTTTTTTGGCAGAGTCGACAGAATAGATTTATCTGCAGACGGAACTTTACAAATCGTGGATTATAAAACTAATAAATATTACGATGTCGGAGAAGATAACGAAGATAGAGAAAGGAAAACCGTTCAACTTAAATTTTATGCAAATCTTTTAAACAGTTTGAAACCGAATGTTACAAGCGCCTCATATTATCATTTTGAAGACGATAAATTTGATACTATTGAATTTAATCAAAAGTCTATTAAATATTATGGCGAATGGTTTGACGAGATAGTTAACGATATAAGATACGATAAAACTTTTGAAAGAAAATTAGGAAAACATTGCGATTTTTGCGACTTTTATAAATTATGTTATAACACCGAAAATAATTCTGACAATTTAATTGCATATTATGAAGAGCCTAAAGAAAAAATTGATAATGAAAATAGCGAAGAATTATTTAAATAA
- a CDS encoding flagellar filament outer layer protein FlaA, with the protein MKRLSISIIMLILTVAFLLFAQDAAEQTDGEEGNNFVTESMTNFLIDNFEFANTWQGAMPRDYGLVSIIRREGGPSDVVAEGEEENKYILGAKVEYFRTGYPYFSITPPRPVKIPGYTKEISVWVAGRNHNNMMSFYIYDINGKPQSIGNVPLNFVGWKNVSVQVPANVKQEDFRGQVEQGISFMGIFIKVDPKDSYGKYYIYFDNLVAKTDMYLETYREEDDPIDNW; encoded by the coding sequence ATGAAAAGATTAAGTATTTCGATAATAATGTTGATTTTAACTGTTGCATTCTTGTTATTTGCGCAAGATGCGGCTGAACAAACTGACGGAGAAGAGGGTAATAATTTCGTTACCGAATCTATGACTAATTTCTTGATAGATAATTTTGAATTTGCCAATACATGGCAAGGAGCTATGCCAAGAGATTACGGTTTGGTAAGTATTATTCGTAGAGAAGGCGGACCTTCAGATGTAGTTGCTGAAGGAGAAGAAGAGAATAAATATATACTCGGAGCTAAAGTTGAATATTTTAGAACGGGTTATCCTTATTTTTCTATTACGCCGCCAAGACCTGTGAAAATTCCTGGCTATACTAAAGAGATAAGCGTTTGGGTTGCTGGAAGAAATCATAACAATATGATGAGTTTCTATATTTACGATATAAACGGAAAACCTCAATCTATAGGAAATGTTCCTCTTAACTTTGTAGGTTGGAAAAATGTATCGGTTCAAGTGCCTGCTAATGTTAAACAGGAAGATTTTAGAGGACAGGTAGAGCAGGGAATCAGTTTTATGGGTATATTTATTAAAGTTGACCCTAAAGATTCTTATGGTAAATATTATATCTATTTCGATAATTTAGTGGCTAAAACGGATATGTATTTAGAAACTTATAGAGAAGAAGATGACCCTATAGATAATTGGTAA
- a CDS encoding DUF4349 domain-containing protein: MKNIIYSFIIIILISCARANTDNYGTIQTTADNSFGEESVSERKTESFNNYNSKNEIEENNIKERKLIISVDLSVNSKDIEKSYKSIEEKVKEYKGYFENIDSYKYRYFIALRIPKDNLYNFLEFIENNQNVQNKNINTEDITENYYDIENRIKNREALLDKFRSYLKEAKNIEEILSVEDRINNLTYEIERMKGNFENLTSLIEYSKVNITIKNPEAMRRNVNFYDKFLYTINFLKYFFSSIIFFLIGFVAIAIPIVLLLALFYYIAFGKIGLIKKLYKKIK; the protein is encoded by the coding sequence ATGAAAAATATAATATATAGTTTTATTATAATTATTTTAATTTCATGCGCAAGAGCAAATACCGATAATTATGGAACTATTCAAACTACGGCGGATAATTCTTTTGGAGAAGAAAGCGTATCCGAAAGAAAAACAGAATCTTTTAATAATTATAATAGCAAAAATGAAATTGAAGAGAATAACATAAAAGAAAGAAAATTAATTATAAGCGTTGATTTAAGCGTTAACTCAAAAGATATTGAAAAATCTTATAAATCGATAGAAGAGAAAGTAAAAGAATATAAGGGCTATTTTGAAAATATTGACAGTTATAAATATAGATATTTTATAGCTTTAAGAATTCCAAAAGATAATTTATATAATTTTTTAGAATTTATCGAAAATAATCAAAATGTTCAAAATAAAAATATTAACACGGAAGATATAACTGAAAATTATTATGACATTGAAAATAGAATAAAAAATAGAGAAGCTCTTTTAGACAAATTTAGAAGTTATTTGAAAGAAGCAAAAAATATAGAAGAAATATTAAGCGTAGAGGATAGAATAAATAATTTAACTTATGAAATAGAAAGAATGAAAGGAAATTTTGAAAATCTTACAAGCCTTATAGAATATTCTAAAGTAAATATAACGATAAAAAATCCCGAAGCTATGCGAAGAAATGTAAATTTTTATGATAAATTTTTATATACAATTAATTTTTTGAAATACTTTTTTTCAAGTATAATATTTTTCTTAATAGGATTTGTAGCCATAGCTATTCCTATAGTTTTACTTCTTGCTTTATTTTATTATATAGCTTTTGGAAAAATAGGATTGATAAAAAAGCTTTATAAGAAAATAAAATAA
- a CDS encoding flagellar filament outer layer protein FlaA, whose amino-acid sequence METRLLYNFETLDEWQPISNASRFMFTGERTNENGVVMKYPNMRLFATKPYGMGNQGYNSTNSLSVSVSFFRRSYNFFDLVPTVQKIIPGKAQTFDVWVWGGNYNYSIEMLFSDYNGYTYTLPLGSLKYIGWRNLSTAVPSFIPQSEPYVPRAKGLRFLNFRFWASPEERADNFVVLLDYFQTVTDTFRESYDGSDIETTLGQEVGGSSSEQYTEGGARVVGEGSEENTEEQQ is encoded by the coding sequence ATGGAAACAAGATTACTTTATAATTTTGAAACATTAGACGAATGGCAGCCAATATCGAATGCAAGTAGATTTATGTTTACGGGCGAAAGAACAAATGAAAACGGTGTTGTAATGAAATATCCGAATATGAGATTATTTGCAACAAAGCCTTACGGTATGGGTAATCAGGGATATAATTCCACCAATTCTTTATCGGTAAGCGTTTCTTTTTTCAGAAGGTCTTACAACTTTTTTGATTTAGTTCCTACTGTTCAAAAGATTATACCTGGTAAAGCTCAAACTTTCGATGTATGGGTATGGGGAGGAAATTATAATTATTCGATTGAGATGCTCTTCTCGGACTATAACGGTTATACCTATACTTTGCCTTTAGGTTCTTTGAAGTATATAGGCTGGAGGAATTTAAGCACGGCTGTTCCGTCTTTCATACCTCAATCAGAACCTTATGTTCCAAGGGCTAAAGGTTTAAGATTCTTAAATTTCCGTTTTTGGGCATCGCCTGAAGAAAGAGCGGATAATTTCGTTGTGTTATTGGATTATTTCCAAACGGTTACCGACACATTTAGAGAATCTTATGACGGTTCTGATATTGAAACTACGCTTGGACAAGAAGTAGGCGGAAGTTCTTCGGAACAATATACCGAAGGCGGAGCTAGAGTGGTTGGCGAAGGTTCAGAAGAAAATACAGAAGAGCAACAATAA
- a CDS encoding adenine phosphoribosyltransferase, whose translation MELKDYIRSIQDYPKEGILFRDITTLLKDKDAFKLAIDKMAEQVKDKKVDLIVGAESRGFLIGSALAYKMNCGFIPVRKKGKLPYKTISEEYALEYGTDTLYMHEDAIKKGDNVLVVDDLIATGGTALAMIKMVEKLGGNVIGSSFLIELEELNGRKEIEKYPINIVIKY comes from the coding sequence ATGGAATTAAAAGACTATATAAGAAGTATTCAAGATTATCCTAAAGAAGGAATTTTATTTAGAGATATAACGACTTTATTAAAAGATAAGGACGCATTTAAGTTGGCTATAGATAAAATGGCGGAACAAGTTAAAGATAAAAAAGTAGATTTAATAGTAGGAGCTGAAAGCAGAGGTTTTTTAATCGGTTCGGCTTTGGCTTATAAAATGAATTGCGGATTTATTCCCGTTAGAAAAAAAGGAAAATTGCCTTATAAAACTATTTCGGAAGAATACGCTTTAGAATACGGAACTGACACTTTATATATGCATGAAGACGCGATAAAAAAAGGCGATAATGTTTTAGTCGTTGACGATTTAATCGCTACGGGCGGAACGGCTTTAGCTATGATTAAAATGGTTGAAAAATTAGGCGGAAATGTAATAGGCTCTTCGTTTTTAATAGAACTTGAAGAATTAAACGGAAGAAAAGAGATTGAAAAATATCCGATAAACATTGTAATTAAATATTGA
- a CDS encoding cupin domain-containing protein, producing MTEQKYYYKSTTKKEFNCVKDDEKLIETLSDKGYTVYSVRQKTNQLIPYHEHPTEEMVIVLTGKVRYTVEEEIVDVEEGDIIRVKPHSVHSMVGMAKEGISNLLLVFI from the coding sequence ATGACCGAACAAAAATATTATTATAAATCCACAACTAAAAAAGAATTTAATTGCGTAAAAGACGATGAAAAATTAATTGAAACTTTATCCGATAAAGGATATACGGTTTATTCGGTTAGGCAAAAAACTAATCAATTAATACCTTATCATGAACATCCAACGGAAGAGATGGTAATAGTTCTCACGGGAAAAGTTAGATATACGGTTGAAGAGGAAATTGTGGATGTGGAAGAAGGCGATATTATAAGAGTAAAACCTCATTCTGTTCATTCTATGGTTGGAATGGCTAAAGAAGGAATTTCTAATTTATTATTAGTATTTATTTAA
- the gdhA gene encoding NADP-specific glutamate dehydrogenase — MFKSEYVKKVYDDLCKKNEGEKEFLNAALEILESLEPYVIKNPIVEKEKVLERFIEPERLIIFRVCWVDDNHKIQVNKGYRVQYSSAIGPYKGGLRFHKSVNASIIKFLGLEQVLKNSLTSLPMGGGKGGSDFDPKEKSDNEIMAFCQAFMTELYRHIGHDTDVPAGDIGVGGREVGYLYGQYKKICNESVGVFTGKGLTFGGSLARTEATGYGLCYFTEEALKTLKNTDFKNKTAIVSGSGNVSIYACEKAINLGAKVVAMSDSNGYIYDENGIDLSLIKQIKEVKRGRIKEYLDVHKNSKYSDNCKDIWKIKCDIALPCATQNELDLEDAKILVKNGVIAVCEGANMPSSLEAAKYFIDNKVVFGPGKAANAGGVATSGLEMSQNSMRYSWTFEEVDSKLKDIMINIFKNTHETACEFGNPFDTLTGASIAGFKKVCNAIISQGVI; from the coding sequence ATGTTTAAAAGCGAATATGTAAAAAAAGTTTATGACGATTTATGTAAAAAAAATGAGGGAGAAAAAGAATTTCTAAATGCCGCTCTTGAAATATTGGAATCTTTAGAGCCTTATGTTATAAAAAATCCTATAGTTGAAAAAGAAAAAGTTCTTGAAAGATTTATAGAACCTGAAAGACTTATAATTTTTAGAGTATGTTGGGTTGATGATAATCATAAAATTCAAGTTAATAAAGGTTATCGCGTTCAATATAGTTCCGCTATTGGTCCTTATAAAGGCGGGCTTAGATTTCATAAAAGCGTTAATGCTTCTATAATTAAATTTTTAGGATTAGAGCAAGTTCTTAAAAATTCTTTAACTTCGCTTCCAATGGGCGGAGGAAAAGGCGGCTCGGATTTTGACCCGAAAGAAAAAAGCGACAATGAAATTATGGCATTTTGTCAAGCGTTTATGACAGAATTATATCGCCATATCGGACATGATACCGATGTTCCCGCGGGAGATATTGGAGTTGGCGGAAGAGAAGTTGGCTATTTATACGGACAATATAAAAAAATTTGCAATGAATCTGTAGGAGTTTTCACAGGCAAAGGATTAACATTTGGAGGCTCGCTTGCAAGAACGGAAGCTACGGGATATGGATTATGTTATTTTACTGAAGAAGCTTTAAAAACATTAAAGAATACGGATTTTAAAAATAAAACTGCAATAGTATCTGGAAGCGGAAATGTTTCAATATACGCATGCGAAAAAGCTATTAATTTAGGCGCTAAAGTTGTCGCTATGTCGGATTCCAACGGTTATATTTACGATGAAAACGGAATTGATTTATCTTTAATTAAACAAATAAAAGAAGTTAAACGCGGAAGAATAAAAGAATATTTGGATGTTCATAAAAATTCAAAATATTCTGATAATTGTAAAGATATTTGGAAAATTAAATGCGATATCGCTCTTCCATGCGCGACTCAAAACGAATTAGATTTAGAAGACGCTAAAATTTTAGTTAAAAACGGAGTTATAGCCGTATGCGAAGGAGCAAATATGCCTTCAAGTTTGGAGGCCGCTAAATATTTTATTGATAATAAAGTAGTATTCGGACCTGGAAAAGCAGCTAATGCGGGCGGAGTCGCTACTTCTGGACTTGAAATGTCTCAAAACTCAATGCGTTATTCTTGGACTTTTGAAGAGGTTGATTCTAAATTAAAAGATATAATGATTAATATTTTCAAAAATACTCATGAAACCGCATGCGAATTTGGAAATCCTTTCGACACTCTAACGGGAGCAAGTATCGCGGGATTTAAAAAAGTATGTAACGCTATAATTAGTCAAGGAGTAATTTAA
- a CDS encoding LacI family DNA-binding transcriptional regulator: MNKKKITLQLIAQKANVSIATVSRVLNGNECVDERIKNKINEIIKSDGYNRKKKNKKIISVIIPDITNPFFANIIQGIEVTANLYGYHIVLSQYRENRDILNKYFKEIGNIGISGYIIIPSIGNTEYFKDIIKKSNAPIIFLDRKVDIENTNYVGSNNEEGAYNATKYLIDLGHKKIIYMAGAKNISSEKERFSGFIMALNENDIDFDIRKYYKTADFDFDESYKQMKEIIKSNLEYTAIFSACDIMCFGIKKAAEECGLSIPEDISLVGYDDIPFSSIIGLTTVSSQVYEMGKNAVLAILNIITGRVKENINITLQPNIVIRNSCRKL; the protein is encoded by the coding sequence ATGAACAAAAAGAAAATAACTCTTCAATTAATTGCTCAAAAAGCTAATGTTTCAATAGCTACGGTTTCAAGAGTATTAAATGGAAACGAATGCGTAGACGAAAGAATAAAAAATAAAATTAACGAAATAATAAAATCGGACGGATATAATAGAAAAAAGAAAAATAAAAAAATCATTTCGGTTATTATACCCGATATAACAAATCCGTTTTTTGCGAATATTATACAAGGAATAGAAGTTACGGCTAATTTATACGGTTATCATATAGTTTTATCGCAATATAGAGAAAACAGAGATATATTAAATAAATATTTTAAAGAGATAGGAAATATAGGAATATCGGGATATATAATAATTCCGTCTATAGGAAATACGGAATATTTTAAAGACATAATAAAAAAATCAAACGCTCCAATAATATTTTTAGACAGAAAAGTCGACATAGAAAATACAAATTATGTAGGCAGCAATAATGAAGAAGGCGCTTATAATGCCACAAAATATTTAATAGATTTGGGACATAAAAAAATTATTTATATGGCGGGAGCTAAAAATATAAGTTCTGAAAAAGAAAGATTTAGCGGTTTTATAATGGCTTTAAATGAAAACGATATAGATTTTGACATTAGAAAATATTATAAAACGGCGGATTTTGATTTTGACGAAAGTTATAAACAAATGAAAGAAATTATAAAATCAAATTTGGAATACACCGCCATATTTTCCGCATGCGATATTATGTGTTTTGGAATAAAAAAAGCCGCAGAAGAATGCGGATTATCTATACCTGAAGATATTTCTTTAGTAGGATATGACGATATACCTTTTTCTTCGATAATAGGACTTACAACGGTATCGTCTCAAGTTTACGAAATGGGAAAAAATGCCGTTTTGGCTATTCTAAATATAATAACTGGAAGAGTTAAAGAAAATATTAATATAACTCTTCAGCCTAATATAGTTATAAGAAATTCCTGCAGAAAATTATAA